The following are encoded in a window of Bos javanicus breed banteng chromosome 12, ARS-OSU_banteng_1.0, whole genome shotgun sequence genomic DNA:
- the LOC133258087 gene encoding replication protein A 32 kDa subunit-like has protein sequence MDLYEFTTHILEVVNAHKMLSKSNSQPSAGKAPISNPGMGEAGDFGGNNFIPANGLTVVENQVLNLIKACLRPEGLNFQDLKNQLQHMSVASVKLAVDFLSNEGHIYSTVDDDHFKSTDAE, from the coding sequence ATGGATTTATATGAGTTCACCACACATATTCTGGAAGTAGTCAATGCACACAAGATGCTGAGCAAGTCGAACAGCCAGCCTTCAGCAGGGAAAGCACCTATCAGCAATCCAGGAATGGGTGAGGCTGGGGACTTCGGTGGGAATAACTTCATACCAGCAAATGGCCTCACTGTGGTCGAGAACCAGGTGCTGAATTTGATCAAGGCTTGCCTAAGACCTGAAGGATTGAACTTTCAGGATCTCAAGAACCAACTCCAACACATGTCCGTAGCCTCAGTCAAGCTAGCTGTGGATTTTCTAAGCAACGAGGGACACATCTATTCCACCGTGGATGATGATCATTTTAAATCCACAGACGCAGAATAA